One window from the genome of Mucilaginibacter ginsenosidivorans encodes:
- a CDS encoding SDR family oxidoreductase, producing the protein MITYSLKGQSALVTGADSGIGKGVALELAKAGARVIINHVDAHEMAQLTVDEITTAGGEAYAIHADVSNEAEVQAMFAEMYKQYGTIDILVNNAGLQRDSKFVDMTLDQWQTVININLTGQFLCAREAAREFIRRGVVAGRSKAAGKIICMSSVHEVIPWGGHVNYATSKGGVMMLMKSIAQELAPHKIRVMSIGPGAIETHINQAAWSNPEALKKLLTLIPYNRAGVAADIGKLAAWLASDEADYITGTTIFIDGGMTLYPGFADNG; encoded by the coding sequence ATGATAACATATTCACTAAAGGGGCAAAGCGCCCTGGTTACCGGCGCCGACAGCGGCATAGGCAAGGGGGTAGCACTTGAATTGGCCAAAGCAGGAGCTAGGGTGATCATCAACCACGTTGATGCCCATGAGATGGCGCAATTAACCGTTGACGAGATCACTACAGCCGGAGGCGAGGCCTATGCCATCCATGCTGATGTAAGCAACGAGGCTGAAGTGCAGGCCATGTTCGCCGAAATGTATAAACAATATGGCACCATTGATATCCTGGTAAACAACGCCGGCCTGCAGCGCGACTCGAAATTTGTGGATATGACGCTGGATCAATGGCAAACCGTCATCAATATCAACCTTACGGGGCAATTTCTGTGCGCGCGGGAAGCTGCACGCGAGTTTATACGGAGGGGAGTGGTGGCTGGGCGAAGCAAGGCTGCAGGCAAAATCATCTGCATGAGCAGCGTACACGAGGTGATACCGTGGGGCGGACATGTAAATTACGCCACCAGCAAGGGCGGCGTAATGATGCTGATGAAAAGCATAGCGCAGGAACTGGCTCCACATAAGATCAGGGTGATGAGCATCGGTCCGGGTGCTATTGAAACGCATATTAACCAGGCGGCATGGAGCAATCCCGAAGCATTAAAGAAACTGCTTACGCTGATACCCTATAACCGCGCCGGTGTGGCTGCTGATATTGGTAAACTGGCCGCATGGCTTGCATCGGACGAGGCCGACTATATAACCGGCACTACCATATTTATAGACGGCGGCATGACATTGTACCCCGGCTTTGCTGATAATGGATAA
- a CDS encoding bifunctional alpha,alpha-trehalose-phosphate synthase (UDP-forming)/trehalose-phosphatase, with protein MPKTIIVSNRLPVKITEQDGEYELSPSEGGLATGLGSIYKQNNNLWVGWPGLEITDENDRKKVTRELQELSLVPVFLSQEEINQYYEGFSNSVLWPVFHYYASTYANYEQSNWDYYQRVNRIFMEVVLKVAEPGDTIWVHDYQLLLLPALIRKAQPEISIGFFLHIPFPSYEMFRLIPWRAQLLEGVLGSDLIGFHTYDDVRHFINAATRILPVNSSANIITADDRTIVAEAFPIGIDDKKYSSLPDEPEVQKNIKLIQANFGNTKLILSIDRLDYSKGIIQRLNAFEYLLTHYPEIKGKMTFYMIVVPSRDTVPQYAHLRQEIDKLVGNINSLHRTVEWTPIQYFYRSFPIEMLSALYSSAAVCLVSPMRDGMNLVSKEYVASRVYNDGVLILSEMAGASKELIDALIVNPNNTEEVAKTIVKAAYMPLQEQRTRMTQMRQIVSKFNISHWVKIFMDKLEEVKQLQRSMQTRYVSEGTEQSIVNRYIKTRNRIIFLDYDGTLVNFNSNIDDASPDGDLNELLKSLCEDSSNHVVLISGRKHENLEKWFDDYDIDLVAEHGAWFKKQGTRWHKLPGLSAQWKQEIAPILETYVDRTPGSFIEEKSYSLVWHYRKAQKGLGELRAGELMNNLKYIATDKGLQLLPGDKVVEIKNIEINKGKAALTMVDNENYDFIMALGDDYTDEDIFKSLPDSAITIKIGNNVSAAKFYLRTPAEARRLLKNLTEHPSLAHADK; from the coding sequence ATGCCTAAAACTATTATTGTATCAAACAGGTTGCCCGTAAAGATAACAGAGCAGGATGGCGAATACGAGCTATCGCCCAGTGAAGGCGGGCTGGCGACCGGTTTGGGTTCTATCTATAAACAAAACAACAATTTGTGGGTCGGCTGGCCCGGCCTGGAGATAACGGACGAGAACGACCGGAAAAAGGTGACCAGGGAGCTGCAAGAGTTGAGCCTGGTGCCGGTATTCCTGTCGCAGGAAGAAATAAACCAATATTACGAGGGGTTTTCCAATTCGGTACTGTGGCCGGTTTTTCATTACTACGCTTCCACTTATGCCAATTATGAGCAGTCGAACTGGGACTACTATCAGCGGGTGAACAGGATATTTATGGAGGTGGTGCTTAAGGTAGCGGAGCCGGGCGATACCATTTGGGTTCACGATTATCAATTGCTGCTGCTGCCTGCGCTTATCCGCAAAGCACAGCCGGAAATATCTATCGGCTTTTTCCTGCATATCCCATTCCCGTCATACGAAATGTTCAGGCTTATTCCATGGCGTGCTCAACTGCTGGAGGGTGTGCTGGGTTCCGACCTGATCGGTTTTCACACCTACGACGATGTAAGACACTTTATAAATGCAGCAACCCGTATATTGCCGGTAAATTCTTCGGCCAATATCATAACGGCCGATGACCGTACCATTGTTGCCGAGGCATTTCCTATCGGAATAGACGATAAGAAATACAGCTCGCTGCCGGATGAGCCTGAAGTACAAAAGAATATTAAGCTGATACAGGCTAATTTTGGCAACACCAAGCTGATATTATCAATTGACCGGCTTGATTACAGCAAGGGTATTATACAGCGGCTTAATGCATTTGAATATCTGCTAACCCATTATCCGGAGATCAAGGGCAAGATGACCTTCTACATGATCGTGGTTCCATCGCGCGATACGGTGCCACAATATGCCCACCTGCGCCAGGAGATAGACAAACTGGTTGGCAACATTAATTCGCTTCACCGCACGGTCGAGTGGACTCCCATTCAATATTTTTATCGTTCGTTCCCCATAGAAATGCTTTCAGCATTATATTCCTCTGCAGCTGTGTGCCTGGTATCGCCCATGCGCGACGGCATGAACCTGGTAAGCAAGGAGTATGTCGCGAGCCGTGTGTATAACGATGGCGTGCTTATCCTAAGCGAAATGGCAGGGGCATCGAAGGAACTGATAGATGCCCTGATCGTCAACCCGAATAATACCGAGGAAGTTGCTAAAACTATTGTGAAGGCTGCTTATATGCCTTTGCAGGAACAGCGCACAAGGATGACCCAAATGCGCCAGATTGTTTCAAAATTCAATATCAGCCATTGGGTAAAGATATTTATGGATAAGCTGGAAGAGGTAAAACAATTACAGCGTTCCATGCAAACCCGGTATGTAAGCGAAGGAACCGAACAGTCAATTGTCAACCGTTATATCAAAACGCGCAATCGTATCATCTTCCTCGATTATGACGGCACCCTGGTTAATTTTAATTCGAATATAGATGATGCCAGCCCCGACGGCGACCTGAATGAGTTGTTGAAAAGCCTTTGTGAGGACTCATCAAATCATGTGGTGCTCATCAGCGGGCGTAAGCACGAAAACCTCGAAAAATGGTTTGACGACTATGATATCGACCTGGTAGCCGAACATGGCGCATGGTTCAAAAAACAAGGTACACGCTGGCACAAACTGCCTGGTCTTTCGGCGCAATGGAAACAGGAAATAGCGCCGATACTGGAAACCTACGTCGACCGTACTCCGGGCTCCTTTATCGAGGAAAAAAGCTATTCGCTGGTGTGGCACTACCGCAAAGCGCAAAAAGGACTGGGAGAACTCAGGGCAGGGGAGTTGATGAACAACCTGAAATATATTGCCACGGACAAAGGATTGCAGCTGCTGCCCGGTGATAAAGTTGTGGAGATAAAAAACATCGAGATCAACAAAGGTAAAGCGGCGCTAACCATGGTTGATAACGAAAACTATGATTTCATTATGGCGCTGGGCGATGATTACACGGATGAAGATATATTTAAATCGCTGCCCGACAGTGCCATCACCATCAAGATCGGTAATAACGTATCCGCAGCAAAGTTCTACCTGCGTACGCCGGCTGAGGCGCGCAGGCTGCTAAAAAACCTTACTGAACATCCCTCGCTTGCGCATGCCGATAAATAG
- a CDS encoding glycoside hydrolase family 15 protein: MARHTYQTGIIGNCAYLAHINKNTNVDWLCWPKFDSTFIFGGLLDKNKGGEFSILPEGEFTSHQYYIENTNVLCTEITTENGNKYRVTDFAPRFYHNQRYYKALMLIRKVEALEGAPRIKVKCTPVSEYGQIKLDVNRGSNHIQYLGGDERIRLTTNIPVSYVFDEQYFVLNECKYLVMTYGEPLEAPLISTADHFLRETTRYWQTWIKHSSIATFYQQYVIRSALALKIHQFEDTGAIIAASTTSLPESDGSGRNWDYRYCWLRDTYYVLTSLNHIGHFEEMEKYFNYVTDISVSEDFRYQPLYSITGKSRLTENILEDLDGYLGNKPVRVGNQAYEHIQNDIYGQVMISLLPLYTDHRFIFSERKDSARWISFVLGKIEKTIDEKDAGIWEFRNMANIHCYSNLFQWAGASAAEKMAIAINNKPLIRKAISLKKRAAKHIESCYDPKRKVYTNSAGSSNLDASTLQLIVMHYLDPDSKRAKDHLAALEKELKASKGLFYRYLYKDDFGKPKTTFLICAFWYVEALATVGRLDDARKEFENLLQFSNHLLLFSEDVDENDGSQWGNFPQAYSHVGLMNAAYRIAMKLDKPIFL; encoded by the coding sequence ATGGCACGTCACACCTATCAAACCGGCATCATCGGCAATTGCGCCTATCTTGCCCACATCAATAAAAATACCAATGTCGACTGGCTCTGCTGGCCCAAATTCGACAGTACCTTCATATTCGGCGGGCTGCTGGATAAAAACAAAGGCGGCGAGTTTTCGATATTACCCGAGGGTGAGTTCACTTCGCATCAATACTATATTGAAAATACCAATGTACTCTGTACAGAGATTACTACCGAAAACGGCAACAAATACCGCGTAACAGATTTTGCGCCGCGGTTTTATCACAACCAGCGTTATTACAAGGCGCTGATGCTGATCAGGAAAGTGGAGGCCCTCGAAGGTGCCCCGCGAATAAAGGTAAAATGTACACCAGTGTCGGAATACGGACAGATAAAGCTGGATGTGAACCGGGGCAGCAATCATATTCAGTACCTGGGCGGCGACGAACGTATCAGACTGACGACCAATATCCCGGTGAGCTACGTGTTTGATGAACAATATTTTGTGTTGAACGAGTGCAAATACCTGGTAATGACATACGGCGAGCCGCTGGAGGCACCACTGATAAGCACGGCCGACCATTTTTTGCGCGAGACCACTCGTTACTGGCAAACCTGGATTAAGCACTCGTCCATAGCAACATTTTACCAGCAATATGTGATACGGTCGGCACTGGCTCTTAAGATACACCAGTTTGAAGATACCGGCGCCATTATAGCGGCCAGCACCACAAGTTTGCCTGAGTCGGACGGCAGTGGCCGCAACTGGGATTACCGCTACTGCTGGTTGCGCGATACCTATTATGTGCTTACATCGCTCAATCACATAGGCCATTTCGAGGAAATGGAGAAATATTTTAACTATGTGACAGATATTTCGGTATCTGAGGATTTCAGGTACCAGCCGCTTTACAGTATTACCGGCAAAAGCAGGCTTACGGAAAATATTTTGGAGGACCTGGACGGTTACCTGGGTAATAAACCCGTGCGTGTCGGCAACCAGGCCTATGAGCATATTCAGAATGATATTTACGGGCAGGTTATGATATCGCTGCTGCCCTTATATACCGACCATCGCTTTATTTTTTCGGAGCGAAAAGATTCGGCCAGGTGGATAAGCTTTGTGCTTGGCAAAATAGAAAAGACCATCGATGAGAAGGATGCCGGGATATGGGAGTTCCGTAACATGGCAAATATTCATTGTTACAGCAACCTGTTCCAGTGGGCGGGCGCATCGGCGGCTGAAAAAATGGCGATAGCCATCAATAATAAACCACTGATACGCAAGGCAATTTCACTAAAAAAACGAGCGGCAAAACACATCGAAAGTTGCTACGACCCGAAAAGAAAGGTTTATACCAATTCAGCCGGAAGCTCGAACCTCGATGCCAGTACGCTGCAACTTATCGTAATGCACTACCTTGATCCCGATTCAAAGCGCGCCAAAGATCACCTGGCCGCGCTCGAAAAAGAACTGAAAGCATCCAAAGGCTTGTTTTACCGTTACCTGTATAAGGACGATTTTGGCAAGCCTAAAACTACCTTCCTGATATGCGCTTTTTGGTATGTCGAGGCGTTAGCCACCGTGGGAAGGTTGGACGATGCCCGCAAGGAGTTCGAAAACCTGCTCCAATTCTCCAATCACCTGCTGCTTTTCAGTGAGGATGTGGACGAAAACGACGGCAGCCAGTGGGGCAATTTTCCACAGGCATACAGCCACGTAGGTTTGATGAACGCCGCCTACCGCATAGCGATGAAACTTGATAAGCCGATATTTTTATAG